The following proteins are co-located in the Paenibacillus sp. JNUCC32 genome:
- a CDS encoding LacI family DNA-binding transcriptional regulator, translating to MATIKDVAKLAGVALSTASYALSGDSRVSSKTRSKVLEAARQLNYRKNGFAMDLKRSRTKTIALILTDLSGPYYSELIRSVQEVALTNGYDLIACSSMGGRDSTAVKFLREKRADGAIILAPNIRDEVLIETSGPQFPIVVMDRPLCSEFLVNVLVDGEQGGYTATRYLLENGHRHVAYISGSSDSYDNHLRYQGYLRALAEAGLEEQSKWRLSGNFVREGGYNATKMMIMQGALPTAVFYGNDEMAIGGLKAFEESGISVPDDVSVIGFDDIQLAEYVNPPLTTIRQPKSEAGSLAAHLLFQILGGESVKQSYMLTTEMMERASAGKSKVES from the coding sequence ATGGCAACGATAAAGGATGTGGCAAAGCTCGCTGGAGTCGCCTTGTCGACGGCTTCATACGCGTTAAGCGGCGACAGCAGAGTGAGTTCCAAGACAAGATCAAAGGTGCTCGAGGCAGCAAGACAGCTGAATTATCGGAAGAACGGATTTGCCATGGATTTGAAGCGGAGCCGCACCAAGACAATCGCTCTAATTCTGACGGATTTATCCGGGCCTTATTATTCCGAGTTGATCCGAAGCGTACAGGAAGTTGCTTTGACCAACGGGTATGATCTGATAGCCTGCAGCTCGATGGGCGGCAGGGATTCGACGGCGGTTAAATTTTTGCGGGAGAAGAGGGCCGACGGCGCCATCATTCTCGCGCCCAATATTCGCGATGAAGTTCTGATCGAGACCTCCGGGCCTCAATTTCCGATCGTCGTGATGGATCGTCCATTATGCAGCGAATTCCTGGTCAATGTGCTGGTCGACGGGGAGCAGGGAGGATACACGGCTACTCGTTACCTGCTGGAGAACGGACATCGGCACGTAGCCTATATTAGCGGATCCTCGGATTCGTACGATAATCATTTGCGTTATCAAGGGTATTTAAGGGCGCTCGCGGAGGCGGGGCTGGAAGAACAGTCGAAGTGGCGCCTCAGCGGCAACTTCGTGCGCGAGGGCGGTTACAACGCCACCAAGATGATGATTATGCAGGGGGCGCTCCCAACGGCCGTATTTTACGGCAACGACGAGATGGCCATCGGAGGGCTGAAGGCATTCGAGGAAAGCGGAATTTCGGTGCCGGATGATGTGTCCGTCATCGGATTCGACGATATCCAATTAGCCGAATACGTGAATCCGCCGCTGACGACCATCAGGCAGCCCAAGAGCGAAGCGGGATCGCTTGCAGCCCATCTGCTGTTTCAGATATTGGGAGGCGAATCCGTAAAGCAGTCGTACATGCTGACAACGGAAATGATGGAGCGTGCGTCTGCAGGAAAGAGCAAAGTAGAAAGTTAA
- a CDS encoding alpha/beta hydrolase: MAWITCDFYSETLRLSTGIEVFIPQAALMPYGSSSKLPVLYLLHGRGADQTEWMRRSSIERYAEDKGIALVMPGVGRSYYMDMANGPSYFTFLSEELPQLVQSFFPVSGRREDTFVAGISMGGYGAFKLAMSYPERYAAGASLSGGLDLASRAAGPGFQEQEIRTLFGSVDRLRGSRDDLLYLASEFAAYGGNKPMLYQCCGTEDFLYHDNQTFRRYADSLGIPMTYEEEPGGHEWGYWDRKIQRVLDWLPLP; the protein is encoded by the coding sequence TTGGCATGGATCACGTGTGATTTTTATTCCGAAACACTGCGGCTGTCTACCGGCATCGAGGTTTTTATACCGCAGGCCGCGCTGATGCCATACGGTTCTTCTTCGAAGCTGCCGGTGCTTTATTTGCTTCACGGCCGAGGCGCGGACCAGACCGAATGGATGCGCAGGTCGTCCATCGAGCGGTACGCCGAGGATAAAGGCATCGCACTCGTGATGCCGGGAGTCGGACGAAGCTATTATATGGACATGGCCAACGGTCCGTCTTACTTTACCTTCCTGAGCGAGGAGCTTCCGCAGCTGGTTCAGTCGTTCTTTCCGGTGTCCGGACGCAGGGAAGATACCTTTGTCGCCGGAATTTCCATGGGCGGGTATGGCGCATTTAAGCTGGCCATGAGTTATCCGGAGCGTTATGCGGCCGGCGCAAGCCTGTCGGGAGGGTTGGATCTCGCCAGCCGGGCTGCGGGACCGGGCTTCCAGGAGCAGGAAATCCGTACCCTGTTCGGAAGCGTCGACCGACTGCGGGGAAGCCGGGACGACTTGCTGTATTTAGCCTCGGAATTCGCGGCATACGGGGGTAACAAACCGATGCTGTATCAGTGCTGCGGAACGGAAGACTTTTTATACCATGATAACCAAACGTTTAGACGATATGCGGACAGTCTGGGGATTCCGATGACATACGAGGAAGAACCGGGCGGACATGAATGGGGATATTGGGACCGTAAAATTCAGCGTGTGCTGGATTGGCTGCCACTGCCCTGA
- a CDS encoding glycoside hydrolase family 3 N-terminal domain-containing protein: MADQQLTSLVEQMTLEEKIAQLIQLAVPFFEGAQESGQITGPMESLGITDEIVSNAGSVLGLAGAEEVIAVQEAHMRKSRLKIPLLMMADIVHGFKTIFPVPLAMGSSWDPVLAERSAEIAAREAAVSGLHVTFAPMVDLVRDPRWGRVMESTGEDPYLNSEFARAFVRGFQGDDLSGDVNRLAACVKHFAAYGAGEGGRDYNTVDMSERQLREYYLPAYKAALDEGALMVMTAFNTVDGIPATGNKRLMRDLLRREWGFDGVLISDWGAVKELIPHGVAEDEAEAALRAIEAGVDIEMMTSSYVHHLPQMVRDGRVDESLIDEAVLRILSLKKRLGLFERPVRGADPQAEREIVFCEEHRQAAREAAAKSCVLLKNDSLLPLRGGQRVALIGPFAASGDILGPWSWTGAKEDAVTLEQGLRSQLPSGALTVAEGCSVSAMTDQQLEEAMETAKQADVIVLALGEDSEMSGEAGSRGFITLPQPQLELIRHLKTLGKPMAAVLFNGRPLDLHGVLDEADAVLEAWFPGSEGGAAIASLLTGEINPSGRLSMSFPYSVGQVPVYYNHYNTGRPKGAPDAQVRYVSQYLDIPNEPLMPFGFGLSYTEFEYGNMELSAEEMSSEQPLEIKVSVTNAGDMAGEEVVQLYVRDCSGEVVRPVRELKAFRKVLLQPGERQEIAFTLTEEQLRYHHSDLSFTSDAGEFDLMVGRNSRDTEIRRFRLRK; this comes from the coding sequence ATGGCAGATCAACAACTGACTTCTCTGGTCGAGCAGATGACGCTGGAGGAAAAAATTGCGCAGCTTATACAACTGGCCGTCCCTTTTTTCGAAGGAGCTCAAGAATCGGGGCAAATTACAGGACCGATGGAGTCGCTGGGCATCACCGATGAGATCGTAAGCAATGCAGGCTCGGTGCTGGGCTTGGCGGGGGCGGAGGAAGTGATAGCCGTCCAAGAAGCGCATATGCGCAAAAGTCGATTAAAAATTCCGCTGCTCATGATGGCCGATATCGTACACGGCTTCAAAACGATCTTCCCGGTGCCGCTGGCCATGGGAAGCTCGTGGGACCCTGTCCTTGCGGAGCGGAGCGCAGAAATCGCCGCGCGCGAAGCCGCGGTATCCGGCCTCCACGTGACATTTGCGCCGATGGTGGACCTTGTGCGCGATCCGCGCTGGGGACGCGTGATGGAGTCGACCGGTGAAGATCCCTATCTGAACAGTGAATTTGCAAGAGCGTTTGTAAGAGGTTTTCAAGGCGACGATTTGAGCGGCGATGTAAACCGGCTGGCTGCGTGCGTGAAGCACTTTGCCGCCTATGGAGCCGGTGAAGGCGGCCGTGATTACAACACGGTGGACATGTCCGAGCGCCAGCTTCGGGAGTATTACTTGCCTGCGTACAAGGCCGCGCTGGATGAGGGGGCCTTGATGGTCATGACGGCCTTTAATACCGTCGATGGCATACCGGCTACAGGCAATAAGCGGCTGATGCGCGATTTGCTGCGTCGCGAATGGGGATTTGACGGTGTGTTGATTTCCGACTGGGGAGCGGTCAAAGAGCTGATCCCTCACGGAGTTGCCGAGGACGAGGCAGAAGCAGCGTTAAGAGCCATCGAGGCTGGCGTGGACATCGAGATGATGACCTCCAGCTACGTGCATCATTTGCCGCAAATGGTACGCGATGGACGGGTGGATGAGAGCCTGATCGATGAAGCGGTGCTGCGTATTCTGTCATTGAAAAAGCGGCTTGGACTGTTCGAGCGTCCTGTGCGGGGAGCCGACCCGCAAGCCGAACGGGAGATCGTGTTTTGCGAGGAGCACCGTCAGGCGGCCCGTGAAGCCGCCGCGAAATCCTGCGTGCTCCTGAAGAACGACTCCCTGCTGCCGCTGAGAGGCGGTCAGCGCGTAGCCTTGATCGGCCCGTTCGCTGCCAGCGGCGACATACTCGGCCCATGGTCCTGGACAGGCGCTAAAGAAGATGCCGTCACGCTGGAGCAGGGACTGCGGTCCCAGCTGCCTTCCGGCGCGCTGACGGTGGCCGAGGGCTGCAGCGTGAGCGCTATGACCGATCAGCAGCTGGAAGAGGCGATGGAGACCGCGAAGCAAGCCGATGTGATCGTGCTGGCGCTGGGCGAGGATTCCGAGATGAGCGGCGAAGCCGGCAGCCGCGGGTTTATCACGCTGCCGCAGCCGCAGCTCGAATTGATCCGCCATTTGAAAACGCTGGGGAAGCCGATGGCAGCCGTCTTGTTCAACGGCCGCCCGCTGGATTTGCACGGCGTGCTGGATGAGGCCGATGCCGTGCTGGAAGCCTGGTTCCCGGGAAGCGAAGGCGGGGCGGCCATCGCTTCGCTGCTGACCGGCGAGATCAATCCTTCCGGCCGTCTCAGCATGTCGTTCCCTTATTCCGTCGGACAGGTGCCGGTCTATTACAACCATTATAATACCGGGCGGCCGAAGGGTGCGCCGGATGCGCAGGTGCGCTATGTATCGCAGTATTTGGACATTCCGAATGAGCCGCTGATGCCCTTTGGATTCGGCCTAAGCTATACCGAATTCGAATACGGAAACATGGAGCTTTCAGCGGAAGAGATGTCTTCGGAACAGCCGCTTGAGATCAAAGTATCTGTCACGAATGCCGGCGATATGGCCGGGGAAGAAGTCGTCCAGCTGTACGTCCGCGACTGTTCCGGCGAGGTCGTCAGACCGGTCCGGGAACTGAAGGCCTTCCGCAAGGTGCTGCTGCAGCCGGGAGAACGGCAGGAAATCGCCTTTACTCTGACCGAAGAACAGCTGCGTTATCACCATTCGGACCTGTCCTTCACGAGCGATGCCGGCGAGTTCGACCTCATGGTCGGAAGGAATAGCCGGGACACGGAGATCAGACGTTTTCGGCTTCGGAAATAA
- a CDS encoding GH36-type glycosyl hydrolase domain-containing protein, which translates to MTANHVMNDAKVVLQAGELTFTFLPSGDLYQAAYGTTMINQLLSNSIDGALNNLFLRIHTEDGIEAVPMLGVHSRSVVTHADNRMMWEGSFKGVAYTIRFTPTDAGAWFWDIELQGEGIQADVVYGQDIGIALPGAVRNNEAYLSQYIDHAVFRQEDRGYVVCSRQNQPQGGVFPYLQQGSLTSAVGYATDGFQFFGLSYKETNRAEALFKENLPNEVYQYEFAYTALQSPRVTLSGTARFVFYGLFKEDHPDAVTALEYQEELQAAWQQAEARRLTDAGNKLPQMERSDRFGEPLQSVPLTADELNALYPVRRQEERDGETLLSFFTDTYEHIVLKEKELRVERPHGHILMSGNNVKLGSPVITTTSYMYGVFNSQLVTGNTNFNKMMSHARNALNVPKTSGQRIYVEMDGQYRLLTMPSVFEIGFNYVRWYYKTENDKLIITNFTSAAAPEVTLQVRSESGRAYRYLVTMQMTMDVNEYEVPYHVVQEDGVLTFRADAASLSASVYKDLRYRLGVTGADIQVTDETCLASNVAPGSASLTVLELAESAEWAMTVQGSLDAADAPIEARNADEEIANYRSFYASVMNGFHLSLNNGRDDGLFKVNALAWWYTHNMLVHYSVPHGLEQYGGAAWGTRDVCQGPVEYFMATHKYEQVRDILLEVYSHQYEDDGNWPQWFMFDKYAHIQQEESHGDIIVWPLKVLGDYLAVTNDYSILESAVPYTRKHSFDFTERTYTVLEHVKKQIAYIQEHFLHGTHLSSYGDGDWDDTLQPANAQLKQFMVSSWTVALTYQTLNQFSRVMESVDQAMSGAMGELAEGIQRDFNTYILNSEVIPGFVYMESKEQSRFLLHPSDEETGIQYRLLPMTRSMISELLTPEQAASHYEIIREQLFCPDGVRLMNRPAVYAGGVSTHFKRAEQAANFGREVGLQYVHAHIRFVEAMAKLGKSSEVWSGLERINPIGITEVVPNAELRQSNAYFSSSDGKFNTRYEAQESFDALRSGDIPVKGGWRIYSSGPGIYMNQLISNALGIREAGGDLVIDPVLPKALDGLEFQFNYAGVPVTFVYHMDGDERTRVTINGQDVSANTVQNRYRTGGVRISGEDFKRLTGNDEQGCVVDIFGGVHEQ; encoded by the coding sequence GTGACAGCCAATCATGTAATGAACGATGCGAAAGTTGTACTCCAGGCGGGAGAATTGACGTTTACCTTTTTGCCGAGCGGGGATCTTTATCAAGCTGCTTACGGCACGACGATGATCAATCAACTGCTCTCCAATTCGATTGACGGCGCCCTCAACAATTTGTTTCTGAGAATCCATACCGAAGACGGCATCGAGGCCGTTCCCATGCTCGGGGTGCATTCCCGAAGCGTGGTCACGCATGCGGATAACCGGATGATGTGGGAAGGCAGCTTCAAGGGAGTGGCCTATACGATACGGTTTACCCCGACGGATGCCGGTGCGTGGTTTTGGGACATCGAGCTCCAAGGGGAAGGAATACAAGCCGACGTCGTTTACGGACAGGATATCGGGATTGCCCTTCCAGGCGCCGTTCGAAACAATGAAGCGTACTTGTCCCAATACATCGACCATGCCGTGTTCCGTCAGGAAGATCGGGGTTATGTCGTGTGCTCCCGCCAAAATCAGCCGCAGGGTGGCGTCTTCCCTTATCTTCAGCAGGGATCGCTGACATCGGCGGTCGGGTATGCCACGGACGGCTTTCAGTTCTTCGGTCTTTCCTATAAAGAGACGAATCGGGCAGAGGCTTTATTCAAAGAGAACCTCCCGAATGAGGTATATCAATACGAGTTTGCCTATACGGCTCTGCAGTCCCCTCGCGTAACGTTGAGCGGGACGGCCCGGTTCGTATTCTACGGTTTGTTTAAGGAGGATCATCCGGATGCCGTCACTGCGCTCGAATACCAGGAGGAGCTCCAGGCCGCCTGGCAGCAGGCGGAAGCACGCCGTTTGACCGATGCGGGCAATAAGCTGCCGCAGATGGAACGTTCCGACCGCTTCGGCGAACCTCTGCAGTCCGTGCCGCTGACGGCAGACGAACTGAACGCACTGTATCCTGTGCGCCGCCAAGAAGAGCGAGACGGGGAAACGCTGCTTTCGTTCTTCACGGACACCTATGAGCATATCGTCTTGAAGGAGAAGGAGCTTCGCGTGGAGCGTCCGCACGGCCATATCTTGATGAGCGGCAACAACGTCAAGCTGGGCAGCCCGGTCATCACGACCACCTCCTACATGTATGGCGTGTTTAATTCCCAGCTGGTGACGGGAAACACGAACTTTAACAAAATGATGAGTCATGCGCGGAACGCGCTGAACGTGCCCAAGACTTCTGGACAACGGATCTATGTCGAGATGGACGGACAGTACCGCCTCTTGACGATGCCGTCCGTGTTCGAGATCGGGTTTAACTATGTACGCTGGTATTACAAAACCGAAAACGACAAGCTGATCATCACGAACTTCACGTCCGCCGCGGCACCGGAGGTTACGCTTCAGGTCCGTTCCGAAAGCGGAAGAGCCTACCGTTATTTGGTGACCATGCAGATGACGATGGATGTCAACGAATATGAAGTGCCGTATCATGTGGTCCAGGAAGACGGCGTCCTCACGTTCCGTGCCGACGCGGCTTCGCTGAGCGCGTCCGTGTACAAGGATCTGCGTTATCGCCTTGGGGTGACGGGAGCCGATATCCAGGTGACGGACGAGACCTGTCTGGCAAGCAACGTCGCGCCAGGGAGCGCTTCCTTAACGGTGCTCGAGCTCGCCGAGAGTGCCGAGTGGGCCATGACGGTGCAAGGCAGCCTTGATGCAGCTGATGCTCCAATCGAGGCGCGGAATGCGGATGAGGAGATTGCAAACTATCGTTCGTTTTACGCATCCGTTATGAACGGGTTCCATCTGAGCTTGAACAACGGGCGGGATGACGGTTTATTCAAAGTCAATGCGCTTGCCTGGTGGTATACGCACAACATGCTCGTCCATTATTCGGTGCCGCACGGGTTGGAACAGTACGGCGGTGCGGCTTGGGGAACGCGCGATGTATGCCAGGGACCCGTGGAATATTTCATGGCCACGCATAAATACGAGCAGGTCCGCGATATCCTGCTTGAGGTGTATTCCCACCAATATGAGGATGACGGAAACTGGCCGCAGTGGTTCATGTTTGATAAGTATGCCCATATCCAGCAGGAAGAGAGCCACGGCGACATCATCGTATGGCCGCTGAAGGTGCTGGGCGATTATTTGGCCGTTACCAACGATTACAGCATCCTGGAGTCGGCCGTTCCATACACGAGAAAGCACAGCTTCGATTTTACGGAGCGGACGTACACCGTGCTTGAACACGTGAAGAAGCAAATAGCCTATATTCAGGAGCATTTCCTACATGGTACCCATCTGTCTTCTTATGGGGACGGGGACTGGGACGATACGCTGCAGCCGGCTAACGCCCAGCTGAAGCAGTTCATGGTCAGCAGCTGGACGGTCGCCTTGACGTATCAGACCTTGAACCAGTTTTCCCGCGTCATGGAAAGCGTGGATCAAGCGATGTCGGGTGCGATGGGGGAACTCGCGGAAGGAATTCAGCGGGATTTCAATACGTATATCCTGAACTCCGAAGTCATTCCGGGCTTTGTCTATATGGAGAGCAAGGAGCAGAGCAGATTCCTGCTGCATCCGTCCGATGAGGAAACGGGAATCCAGTACCGCCTGCTGCCGATGACGCGCAGCATGATCAGCGAGCTGCTGACCCCGGAGCAGGCGGCCAGCCATTACGAGATTATCCGGGAGCAGCTGTTCTGTCCGGACGGCGTAAGGCTGATGAACCGCCCGGCGGTATATGCCGGCGGCGTCAGCACGCACTTTAAGCGGGCGGAGCAAGCGGCGAATTTCGGCCGGGAGGTTGGCCTTCAATATGTGCATGCGCATATCCGCTTTGTCGAAGCCATGGCCAAGCTCGGCAAGAGCAGCGAGGTTTGGAGCGGGCTAGAGCGCATCAACCCGATCGGCATCACCGAGGTGGTGCCGAATGCGGAGCTGCGCCAGAGCAATGCATATTTCAGCAGCTCGGACGGAAAGTTCAACACGCGCTACGAAGCCCAGGAATCGTTTGATGCGCTGCGCAGCGGAGACATACCTGTCAAAGGGGGATGGCGGATTTATTCCAGCGGTCCGGGGATCTACATGAACCAGCTGATCTCCAATGCGCTCGGCATCCGCGAAGCGGGGGGCGACCTGGTGATCGACCCGGTTCTGCCGAAGGCGCTGGATGGCTTGGAGTTCCAATTCAACTATGCCGGCGTTCCGGTAACATTCGTTTATCATATGGATGGCGACGAGCGGACCCGTGTCACGATTAACGGGCAGGATGTATCCGCGAATACGGTCCAGAACCGCTACCGCACGGGAGGCGTTCGCATCTCGGGCGAAGATTTCAAGCGGTTGACCGGAAATGACGAACAAGGCTGCGTCGTGGATATTTTCGGCGGCGTTCATGAACAATAA
- a CDS encoding GNAT family N-acetyltransferase: MKTRQETVTIRFSEMKDAAALMELDELVWDRNTAPEPLKWSSRDHYLLQCPPGTQLVALHEGELCGYVGFRSPTGLNSNRHVLELNIAVHPAHQRQGIGQRLIEAAKDMARVEGIAKLRLRVLSSNPGALSFYRNCGFKEEGRLIREFYVDGRYVDDILMCYFLS, from the coding sequence ATGAAGACCCGTCAAGAGACAGTGACCATCCGGTTCTCGGAAATGAAGGATGCCGCTGCGCTTATGGAACTCGACGAACTGGTATGGGATCGCAATACGGCCCCGGAGCCCCTGAAATGGAGCTCGCGGGACCATTATCTTCTGCAGTGCCCGCCAGGCACGCAGCTTGTTGCGCTGCATGAAGGGGAGCTGTGCGGTTACGTCGGCTTCCGTTCGCCCACAGGCCTTAACAGCAATCGCCATGTGCTCGAGCTGAACATCGCGGTCCACCCTGCCCATCAGCGGCAAGGCATCGGACAGCGGCTGATCGAGGCGGCGAAGGATATGGCGCGGGTGGAAGGCATTGCGAAGCTGAGGCTGCGGGTGCTGTCCAGCAACCCGGGCGCTCTCTCCTTTTACAGAAACTGCGGGTTTAAGGAAGAGGGGCGGCTGATTCGGGAGTTCTACGTGGATGGACGTTACGTTGATGATATTTTAATGTGTTACTTCTTATCATGA
- a CDS encoding MOSC domain-containing protein, protein MTMGIVSLNVGKPVTVDYQGKDLSTGIYKQPVEGPLFLSSLNFEGDGQADLINHGGLDKAVCAYPSEHYPYWERSLGKPMPYAAFGENLTLRGLLEDEVCIGDVYRIGGAVLQVSQPRYPCFKLSQKHGVKDMPARVLNTGYSGFYFRVLEEGRVSADSPVTRLDSQASGIAVLEVLRMMKDGRKDEQGLERMLEIDELASSLKSQFGTWLATLRSRQD, encoded by the coding sequence ATGACCATGGGCATTGTATCGCTGAACGTTGGAAAGCCTGTAACGGTGGATTACCAGGGGAAGGACCTGTCTACCGGAATTTATAAGCAGCCTGTGGAAGGTCCCCTGTTCCTAAGTTCATTGAATTTCGAAGGGGACGGCCAAGCCGATCTCATCAATCACGGCGGCTTGGATAAGGCGGTGTGCGCGTACCCTTCGGAGCATTATCCGTACTGGGAACGGTCCTTGGGCAAACCGATGCCGTATGCCGCATTCGGCGAAAATCTGACGCTGCGAGGGCTGCTGGAGGATGAAGTCTGCATTGGAGATGTATACCGGATAGGGGGGGCGGTGCTGCAGGTCAGCCAGCCCCGATATCCCTGCTTTAAGCTGTCGCAAAAGCATGGCGTCAAGGACATGCCGGCAAGGGTGCTGAACACGGGTTACAGCGGTTTTTATTTCCGCGTGCTCGAGGAAGGAAGGGTCAGCGCAGACTCCCCCGTTACCCGGCTTGATTCCCAAGCTTCCGGCATCGCGGTGCTGGAAGTGCTTCGCATGATGAAGGACGGGCGAAAGGATGAACAAGGGCTTGAGCGCATGCTGGAGATCGACGAACTCGCCTCAAGCTTGAAGTCGCAATTCGGGACATGGCTGGCGACCCTTCGAAGCCGTCAGGATTGA
- a CDS encoding GNAT family N-acetyltransferase — translation MFGYTLDDHVELRPLAIEHARAMFEITDRSRDRLRKWLPWVDAVTEVNDTLNYIKGAMKQAADNGGFSAGIWVREELAGTISFHEIDWNNRSVGIGYWLDQHFTGQGLMTSACRAFTDHALMRMGLNRVEIRCATANHRSRAIPERLGFVLEGVIREAEKLPQGYVNHAVYGMIQSEWKRMR, via the coding sequence ATGTTTGGATACACATTGGACGATCATGTTGAATTGCGCCCGCTTGCCATCGAACATGCACGGGCGATGTTCGAGATTACCGACCGGTCGCGCGACCGTCTCCGCAAGTGGCTTCCGTGGGTGGATGCCGTCACCGAGGTTAACGATACCCTCAACTATATCAAGGGTGCCATGAAGCAAGCAGCCGACAATGGCGGCTTCTCGGCAGGCATCTGGGTGCGCGAGGAGCTGGCGGGCACGATCTCGTTTCACGAGATCGATTGGAACAACCGCTCGGTCGGCATCGGCTACTGGCTGGATCAGCATTTTACGGGGCAAGGCCTGATGACAAGCGCGTGCCGCGCGTTCACGGATCACGCGCTGATGCGCATGGGCCTGAACCGGGTGGAGATTCGATGCGCAACGGCTAACCATCGCAGCCGGGCGATTCCGGAACGTCTGGGCTTTGTTCTTGAGGGAGTCATACGGGAAGCCGAGAAGCTGCCCCAAGGCTATGTCAACCATGCGGTCTACGGCATGATTCAGAGCGAATGGAAGCGGATGAGGTAA
- a CDS encoding DUF2164 domain-containing protein translates to MKPSKFPKEQREQLIELVQEYFETERGETLGNLAAESVLDFFVETLGPHLYNQALSDCRTVVNQRMISLEEDIYALEQKVKRTR, encoded by the coding sequence ATGAAGCCCAGCAAATTTCCAAAGGAACAGCGCGAACAGCTGATTGAATTGGTGCAGGAATATTTTGAAACGGAACGCGGCGAAACCCTCGGAAATCTGGCCGCAGAGAGTGTTCTTGATTTTTTCGTGGAGACCTTGGGGCCTCATCTATACAATCAAGCGCTCAGCGACTGCCGAACGGTTGTCAATCAGCGCATGATTTCCCTGGAAGAAGATATTTACGCATTGGAGCAAAAAGTGAAGCGAACTCGTTAG